One Primulina eburnea isolate SZY01 chromosome 4, ASM2296580v1, whole genome shotgun sequence genomic window, CTCGCAAAGCGGTAAAGGCAGCTTCACTACTCAAGTGTGGCTTTATAATGTTAACTGTCTGCTTGATTCTTGATTGCTGCAACAAGTtcaataacatttttattagACCATGAATACAAATTTCATCACTTGTGTATTTCAATGaaacaaacatatacaaaatatGTAGAAAACTTACAAGATATTGCAGTTTTCCTTTGAGATCAAGGCCAACGATTTGCTGTGGGTTTACTGGAGTTTGACTACCCGCTGTTAATGCAGTCTAGCAACCATAGACAAGAAAGCACAAACCATAAACTAGTGCAGCAACATAGATATATATGAAAGTAAAGATGAACGTGTCAGTTTAATATAatccaaaaacaaaaaatttgagCATGACAAAAAATTTAGAACACAATAACAATTAACCACTGTCACCAAGTTAAAACCAGATTGGTGGTGATGGATTTGTATTTTTGGTTGGCTTGTAAATCTGGACAAAACAATTATTTGTTCAAGAAAAGTCAAAACACTAGAATGCAAGCCTCGAGGACATTTTTTAATAGATTAGTTGCAGATAATGAAACATATGCACTAGGAGTTATTTATACTAAATAGGATTAGTAGGCTTGTCAAACTCTTGTCAAGTCTAAATAATTACCAATTGGCCCAAGGCTCTGGTCCAATGACCTGCAGCAAAATTTATACACTTTGACCGAGCCTTGCTTTAGCCAAGCCCAAAGTCCACCATGTCAATGCTCGAGTCCCGGGTTTGTTCAAACCAATAGCTCAAGATAAGTCCAGATGAAAATCTCATACTTAGCATAAAATCTAATTTCTGGGCCATCTTTTTCCATTGAAACCAAACTTTACAATCTAATTTTCTGTTTCTTTCCCCCATAATTATTTTCATTCGTCTTCAAACCTCCTAAAATAATCAATGACTACTTTTCGAAGATTATCTACTCCCCGGAAATAAAtattctatttttttaatatacttTACCACAATATATTGTACTTTCAAATCTTAAAACACATTATATACCATTGAAAAATTATTCTATAGTGTGGCATCACCAACTCAATGCAATACATTATTATGACTTCATTTAcagttatttaaaaaaaagcaTATTTCGAAAACAAATTCACAGATGCATCATTATCTTAATACATTTTTCAGAAAATGCAGGAAATAAATTGAAACATAGCAAAGGTTAGTGAGATCAAATGTCTTATTTCACTCATCCCAAATGTGAACACCCATGCTACAAGCACAAGTTAAAGTTTTTTCCTTAGTTCTCAATGTGGAATATGAGTTATCCCAATCACTATTAAGATCAACGATGCACATttcaacaaaatatttttgatattaatttctcatttatttaaaattaattttgataatGTCAGAGTTTAACAATAATCTAATCGCAACATGAGTTATGTTAATGTATAAATCCCTTATTTTCCAACAAACCCTTGATCCATAAAGTCTGCACATTCGGTTGATGAATACTCTATGAGAGACCTCTAGTGGAAAATATTTGCATCAAGGGAAGAAACTTGTGACTTTGATCTTCCTAGACTTGGAATGAGAAAACAATGTGATGTTTTTCACAGCAATTACCCACACAACAACCTCCCCCAAGAGTTAATGTATTTATTTGAACAGCAACCTCAATTTCCTTATTTTAGAAAATCTTTTCATATTACTTCatcaaattattaaaattgcATCTACAGTTCATTCCCCTAAATAGCTCATTTTTAGGCTTATTCTATTTTTAAATACGCCACGAAAGAATGGCATCATAAACCTGAACAATCAGTTCTTGAAATTGGATGTATTGCCATAACGAACTTTACCAACAAGTGTCGTATATAGGGAACTAAACGATGCACTTGAACTGTCAAGAGGTCCACATATCCGGAGAAAAGGCCACCAGTTACTTTTCCATCCGGTGATTTCATTTTCATTATGAAATGGAAAAAAGTACAGATGTTGAGTCGTGCATACTTCGTAGTTTGTAAACAATCAACATAAGTTTATTTAAAATTGAATTCCCAAAATATCAGAGTTTTACCTTTTTCGGCCGTCCCAGAGGCTTTCCACTAAGCTTCCTACGCTTTTTAACCTCCCTACCAGCCTCCTTTGGTGGCCGCCCCCTGCGCTTCCCAGCCACCTGAGGAAGTCCACCACCTGCTACAATCGACGCACCGCCAGTAACTACCCCAAATGCCATAGGGCCCACTGTCCCACCATCAACAGCCGCCAACCCTCCCCCTACATTAGCCACCTTACGCGGACGGCCACGGCCTCGGCCGTTCCCGGCCATGAAAGGGGAAGCAGCGTTCTTCTTAGGCCTTCCCCTGCTCCTCCCAACAATAGCCTGCACGCGACCCCCTACTTTCGGGCGACCCCGCCCACGTTTGACTCCACCCTGTTTAGGGGGACGTCCACGGCCTCTTGGGATCCCGCCCACGACAGGCCCAAAAACCGGAGCAGCGGCAACATTCACCGATCCCAGTAGCGCAGTAGCCGCATTCTGCAACTGAGGAGTAGTATCTGGCACAGGGTTCTCGGGCATGGACTGTTCACCAAAAACGGGCACTGCCGCTTGAACGGACTTGTGCTTCGGAGGTCGACCGGGCCGCTTCTTTTGCCCAACAGAATCAGCCCCATTTACGGAAACAGGAGGTGCAGGAACAGATCCAGCAAGCTTGTACGAGTGCTTAAACATCAAAATCTGACCTTCGTCTCTCAACCGCTGCAAGTTGGGGGTCAACAGTGATGAGTGAGTTGGCGGCAGGTTCGAATGACGGGCCTCTATGTACTTAGCAATAGCCCTCTTGTTCGACCCATTTGGCTCATTCAACGACGCTATTGCATCCGTTATCATCTGCACAAAACaggaaaacaaaaacaaaaacaaaaaatcacAAACCCACGAAAAAAGAAGATAAGTAGAATGTATCCAAAGACTTGGACCGAAGTAAAAAAGAAACACATGGTTGAAGTTGGATTTTGTAGAAAATACTTCAGCATAAGCGGGCTGATTTTGGACAGCGGGGAGTGACGGCGTTGGGTCCGAAGCATGAGCAGTAGCAGCAGTGGCTTCCGGGACATTTAGATCGGTGGTGGGTGGGTATGGAGCCATACGCACACTTTAGTGTGGAAATCGAGAAACAGTgcagtgtgtgtgtgagaagaAAGGAAGAGGAGAGGGCTACGAAAACCGGGTACGGGTCGAGGTATTGAACCGTTATAGCCCGTCATTTCTGTTGTTAATCAATTGTTTTAACCAcactttacaaaaaaaatttaaaaaaatggatTAATATATTTCGTTATAAAacctttatattttatttaagagtatgtcttttgtgagacgactttatgaatttttttttgtgagacgggtcaaccctatcaatatttacaataaaagataatactcttagcataaaaagtaatattttttcatggattacccaaataagatatatgtctcataaaatacaatccgtgagaccgtttcatacAATTTTTTGTTATAAACTTAATTAAAGTTAAtattatgtttaatttattttgatcTTAAATCACTTGTATTGTTATAATAACTCATACTACCAATTTTCTCAATAACCTTACAATTTACAACAAATACATTTTCTAATCTCAATTAAAGCTTCACACCGAATTAAGTATGTGTAAATGAAGAATAAATGTCATGTTAAATTACTAACATATTTGGATAATTTGTTTCGATAAATTAACAAGAtaataaattttctgaaaattcttatATAAAACTATGGTCTTATCGATATTATAAATtacaattttataaaattacaaACATAAATATGGGAAATAAGTAAAATATGATcgtattgttgtttattttctcatgaaatttGATTTTATTGTTGTTTTAATTAAAATGGTTAGTTTAAGTTGATTAGTCGACATTGTGAGTTTAACgtaatcaattaaaaaaatgaaaatcaaTCTTGTATTTCTATTAATTTATACGTAAAATGaaatttgtatatattaatttaaataaaacggTAAAGACATTGATGATATacgataatttttttattttgttaaatttatATCGGATgagtaaaaaaatcatttttaaaataataaattattaatatgcAGATTAATCGATAactatttgaattaatttttttcatgatttcaatattattaatctatatagaatttatttttaatatattcatGATATAAAAATCAATATTTGAGCTAAAAGTATGGAATATCTCTTTTCTTGATAATTTATCTTAATGTAACTATATCAATTTCTGTTTTGCTAATTTTCAACTCACTCCATGTTGAATGCAACTTGATACTTGACTTatcaactttatttttttttattactatTATAATCAATAATACGTTAACTATAACATATTAAGCACGATAAACatcatatttaatatttaataagtaatatatatatcacaaaatttacatataaaatTGTTTTACATGAGATTCTGTGtctaatatttaatatttgtaTTCAAAATTAATTGGCATCcctaaaaaaatcatataattcTCATTTCAACGTATAGAAATATGAATATGATCTTGTGATaggatctcacgaatctttattgtgagacgagtcaactctaccgatattcacaataaaaaaattaatactcttagtataaaaaataatatttttttcatgaatgactcaaataagagatctgtctcacaaaatacgatccgtgagactatctcacacATATTTTTCTCCAGAAAATATAGCATACTTCAATGCTAAATTCTGTTGTCTTTACGTACACCTCTGTATAAAGGGAAAAAAAGCCATAAAAAATGAAAGCGAAAACAGATAATCATTGAAGCTTGATGCCAACTGGTTGAAAAAATAATCCAATGGGCCTATCAGATTCCAGACTTGAAAatgcaaaacaaaaaattattgATCATCCTCTCTCTTTGCAGAACATAGACCATAGAGAGAGCGAGCATTGCTGAGCGTGAGCGGAACAAACTCAAGAACCGGATCGAAGGACACGAGGCGTAAAaaaagattgaattttttttctttgttttgtaACAGTTGGAGTTATATGTGGGGGTGGTGAGGCATTCGTGGATGGGTTCGTAACTGGTTCCATTGCAGCTCAGCGTCTGTTACTTCTCATTCTC contains:
- the LOC140829305 gene encoding uncharacterized protein, whose translation is MAPYPPTTDLNVPEATAATAHASDPTPSLPAVQNQPAYAEMITDAIASLNEPNGSNKRAIAKYIEARHSNLPPTHSSLLTPNLQRLRDEGQILMFKHSYKLAGSVPAPPVSVNGADSVGQKKRPGRPPKHKSVQAAVPVFGEQSMPENPVPDTTPQLQNAATALLGSVNVAAAPVFGPVVGGIPRGRGRPPKQGGVKRGRGRPKVGGRVQAIVGRSRGRPKKNAASPFMAGNGRGRGRPRKVANVGGGLAAVDGGTVGPMAFGVVTGGASIVAGGGLPQVAGKRRGRPPKEAGREVKKRRKLSGKPLGRPKKTALTAGSQTPVNPQQIVGLDLKGKLQYLQSRIKQTVNIIKPHLSSEAAFTALRELETLAEMDVNAPLNIPHQS